In the Pristis pectinata isolate sPriPec2 chromosome 35, sPriPec2.1.pri, whole genome shotgun sequence genome, one interval contains:
- the zgc:154093 gene encoding cdc42 effector protein 2: protein MPAKTPMYLKTSTPKRGKKQRLRDVLSGDMISPPLGDFRHSAHIGRAGEGDMFGDISFLQGKYDLLPNINGRPTSKSTEKGLSDEYNYERAFNNGAGGYPTLLKNAVSLPVFSDVHESQDLEQAPPKPPRLHLDEGPGQRSMSVSCTAECFHSHQEMSTFDKTVGSSVSLSAASHTSSECSVIDVGQLDGKRALIFNSEMSLSNGSPFPSDSYMSGSESSLGLDLDLGPSILDDVLRIMDGYKLH, encoded by the coding sequence ATGCCTGCAAAAACCCCCATGTATCTAAAGACATCAACCCCCAAACGGGGCAAGAAGCAGAGACTGCGTGATGTTCTGTCAGGCGACATGATCAGTCCTCCCCTGGGTGACTTTCGGCATAGTGCCCACATTGGGAGGGCTGGTGAAGGTGATATGTTCGGAGACATCTCCTTCTTGCAGGGCAAGTATGACCTCCTTCCAAACATCAACGGGCGGCCAACTTCTAAAAGCACAGAGAAAGGACTAAGTGATGAGTATAACTATGAGCGGGCATTTAACAACGGGGCAGGTGGATATCCCACCCTGCTGAAGAATGCTGTTTCCCTTCCTGTCTTCAGCGATGTACATGAAAGCCAAGATCTAGAGCAAGCTCCTCCAAAACCCCCCAGACTCCACCTGGACGAAGGCCCTGGTCAGAGGTCAATGTCAGTCAGCTGCACGGCAGAGTGCTTCCACAGCCACCAAGAGATGTCCACATTTGACAAGACAGTTGGGTCATCTGTTTCCCTGTCTGCAGCATCGCATACCTCCTCGGAATGCTCAGTAATTGACGTCGGGCAGCTGGACGGGAAGAGAGCCCTAATCTTCAACAGTGAGATGTCCCTCAGCAACGGCAGCCCTTTTCCTTCTGATTCCTATATGAGTGGCTCAGAATCCTCTCTTGGCTTGGATTTGGACTTAGGGCCTTCAATACTGGATGATGTCCTCAGAATTATGGATGGATACAAATTACACTGA